The Candidatus Neomarinimicrobiota bacterium DNA window CTATAAAATCAAGTTAATTGTATAATCCCGATAATATTCTTTAATTGCCTTTTAATAATTCACTTATATATTGATAATATTAATGGCTGATACTTTCCTTAAGAACGGATTAACAGAATTACCACCTGATAAAATTCTATATGGATATGTGTTTGTCAACATATATTATTTAACCGTTGGGATTTACCTTTCCCATTAAATAATTAGCTTAATTATATTGTAATGATAACAATAATGTACTTATTACTATTATGTTATTATTTCTCGTATGAAATCTTCAGCTTTAATCCACTTTTAGCTAATATTCTATCTCTCTCAATTAAATCGGTCAGAATACATTTTAAACCCTACTCCCAAATTCATACATCGAGTCTTCCTTACCTCAATGTGCTTATACTCTCCCATCAGTAACACCTATCCATAGTCAAGTCCACTCCGGTCATTTTCCCCTATAACTCTAAGCTCTTTAGACAAGGAAAATGGTAAAAGGGTAACTATAAGAACAAATCAGACAATCCTTCTATACATTATCAATATTCATCTAATACATATTTTAGTATTTCCAGGTAATCCAGTAACATCCTGGTAATTAAAAATTTATCCAATACAACTTTCCGTGCATTCTCACCTAGCTCTTTTGAAAGATTCGGATTCTTTATAAGCTCAATAATTCTCTCGGCAAATCCCTCATAATCATACGGATCGAGTAAAAATCCATTATATCCATCCTTTATCTGAAGAGGTATTCCGCCAACATTTGAAGCTACTACAGGCTTCTTCTTCCATAAAGCCTCTGTAACTACCAGACCAAACCCCTCTCGTATAGACTTCTGCACGACTACATTAGAAATTGTTTGAAGTATGTTTACAAGAACATTATTCTCCGAAGTAATTAAAATTATATCACCCTTCTCAAGAAATTTATTTGCCTTTTTCTCGACTTTTCTATATATGATTAATCCTTCAGGATCATCAGTGGCCATACTGCCACATAGAACCAATCTACAATCAATTTTTTTCCTAACCATCTTATATATCTCTATTAACCCTTCAGGGTCCTTCCACTTATCAAATCTCGATATTTGAGTTATTATCGGTTTATCAGTTGGTATTCCAAATTTTTTCAAATACTTATTGATAACCTTCGTTGGTAATTGAATATTCTTCGGGGATAGGGGATCTATAACTGGATACACAACCCTCTGCTCGACATAAAGATCATCCTTGAGATATTTTTCATTTGATACTATGGCAAGATCATACCTAAGAATAAACCCTTTTAAAAATTCCCACAACTCTTTATTGGGATTGGTTATATCTACATGACATCTCCATATCCATGGCTGGGTCTTTTTATAAAAATTTATAAGAGGCAAGGGCTGTGGATCATGTATTATTACAACATCATGGTCAATATGTGTATAAATGGAAAAATTTTCATTGGACTGTATATAGAGGTCTTTCTTGATCTTCGTAAGATTAATTTTATCACCCTGTAGAGCATTGTGAAACTTCTTTGTTATATTGAATAAATCAGGATTCCCCCTTATTATCCGCCAGCCCGTATCAATTCCAATGTCATTCATTAAAGGGACAAGACTATTTAGAATCTCAGCAACTCCACCTCCGAGATAGGTGGAATTAAAATGAATTATTCTTTTACCTGCGATACCCCTGGCCTTTCTATATATCTCATGCAGTACTTTATCCCCCACTATTGAACGATAATTAATTAAATGTATCATCTGTCACTCCCCCTGATCTGACATTAATTTTATTATAAATTCCCTCACCTCTTTATAATCTCTTAATCTAAACTTGGCACTGGTAGAGCCAAAGCCTACCTTTATAGTTATTCCATCGTCGGATAGAGACCGAAACATATCCTCATCTGTCCAATCATCACCGATAGCAAGTATGAAATCACTATCTATTTCTTTGAGCCACTCTCTTACTGCTCGTCCTTTTCCAATTTCCGAATTCTTAATCTCTACAACCTTATTCCCCTCAAGCACCTGCAGGTTTGTTCCAGCGATCATATATGACAGGTTTTCCACAAGATCCCTCGCTCTTATATATCCCAAATCGGAATTCACACCCCTATAATGCCAGACCAAAGAAAATTCCTTCTCCTCTATGGATGACCCCGGTGTCTTGTCAACATAATATTCCATTACAGATCTTATCTCATCCTTCCAGCTATTATCTACATCCTCCAGTTTATACCATGAGCCACTTTTTTTCTTAAACCACGCGCCATGTTCTCCCGTAAGATTTACACCGATATCACTAAACCATTCATCCATTGTTTCTCTATCTCTACCACTTATTAAAACCACCTCGTTTTCCCTACTCAAATCTTTCAGTACCCTGATAAGTTCAGAATCAGGGCGAGCTTCTTTTACTCTTCTGAAAAAAGGAATAAGGGTACCATCATAATCAAGGAAAAATAACCTTCTGTTGGCATTATCATACATTTCTTTTATCTTTGTAAAAACCGTCTCACTAATAACGTCCGAAACCGCTTCTTCCTGCTCTGCTTTAACTCTTTTCAAACTATCTAGAAAGTCTTCTACCCATCTGTAAACATCATATCTTTTCAATTTATTAAACATCAATGATACTCTGTCCCTAGCTTCACTAATCGGCATTTCCATGGATTTCTTAATCGCACTTACAAGCTCATCCATATTATTGGGATTTACAATGATTGCCTCCGACAACTCTATAGCCGACCCAGCCATTTCGCTTAAAACTAACACCCCTGCATCAGGATATTTAGTTGAAATAAACTCTTTTGATACAAGGTTCATACCATCTCTGAATGGGGTTACGATCGCTACATCAGAAATTTTATAAAAAGCTATTAATTCTTCTTGCCTAAAACTTCTGTAGAAATATTCTATCGGCAGCCAATCTATTGAACGATATTTAGAGTTTATTCTGCTAACATGTCTATCTAACTCATCTTTTAATTTTCCATAATATTCTACCTTCCACCTTGATGGTACCACAATCATAAGCAATGTAACTTTTCCTCTGTATTCTGGATATTTATCCAGAAACCTTTCAAAAGCTAAAACCTTCTGTACAATCCCTTTTGTATAATCAAGCCTATCAACTGACAATATAACTTTCTTATCACCATATCTATTTCTCAATGATCCAACTTTTTGCTTAATAAAAATATCATTAGATGACTCATTAAATCTATCAACATCAATACCAAGCGGAAACGTATCGGCTTTTATAACTCTATTTATTACCAGCAATTCATTAAAAAAATGCTCAACTCCAAGTATGTGCTTAATAGAACTTAAAAAATGTCTCAAGTAATCATAGGTATGGAAGCCAATCAAATCAGCACCTATTAATCCCTGCAAAATTTCCTCCCTCCAGGGTAACAGTCTAAAAATTTCATAGGAGGGAAATGGTATATGCAGAAAAAACCCAATACTGGCATCAGGTATTTTCTGACGCAACAAACCCGGCAATAACATCAAATGGTAATCTTGAATCCATATAATTGAACCTTCAGTATAAATTTCTAAAACAGTATCAAGAAATCTATCATTTACCTTCTTATAGTACTCCCAAGATTTCTTATTGTATTCTGCATGCTCTATAAAGTAATGAAACAAAGGCCATATTGCTTTATTACTGAAACCCTCATAATACCACTTATACTCGCTCTTTGTAAGAAAAAGCGGGAACATATTTTTCTCCCTTAGCAGTCTAATTATAGATGTTCGCACCGGTCCTTTTATATCAAACATTCCGGGCCAGCCAACCCAGATACTTTCGTATCTGCCAGCTAAAGACCTTAATCCACTTGCGAGACCACCTGGAGAAGGTTTTACATCTATTTTACCCTTCCTATAAGATATGGTAACAGGTAATCTATTTGAAACAATAATCAGTTTATTATCACTTTCCTTCGTCTTTAGCTTTTTCATAGAGTTCCTTATAAATGTCTGAATATAATTTTTTCATGCAATCAGGACAAATGCTATGAGTAAAATCCACATCTGTGTTTTCTGATATGTATTTCTCTACATCATTCCAGTAACCTTGATCATCCCTTATCTTTTTGCAATTCGCACAAATAGGTAACAGACCAGATAACTCCTTTACCTCCCTTAAAGCTTTACGTAATTTTCTTAGTAACTTTTCTCGCTCATACTCTTCTATCTTATGTTTTAAAGCAATCGCAATTTGTACAGCCACCTCTTCCAGAGTCCTCACTTCCTTAGACAACTCGCTATTTTTCATATATTCAAAAATTATCATAGCACCGACAATTTTCCTTTTCACTTTTAATGGTAAACCTATGGCTAATTTTGGTAAATATTCAATATTTTCTATATCTATATCCGACTTTTCTATAACATCTATCATTTGGTTAGTCGATAAGATTATCATTTTTTCATTTCTCATTACTTCCCTTGATAAAATCTTCAATAGCCTTTTTCCGTAAAATTTTATTGGAACAGTACAATTATAGTAGGGAATACTTAAATATTTGCCCCTATGATTTATTGTGAAAAATATATTCTCAACATCAACCACCTTTTTCATCGAGGAATGTATCTCTTCTAGAAAATCTTTAAAAGCCCTCTTAGTGTACACAGCATTCGATATTTCAAAAAACGCGATATTCATATTTTCTGCTTTTACTCTTGCCGAAACGTCCTTGTATATAGCGAATCTACCTACAATCTCTCCTTTATCAAAAATTGATACAGCAGAAATAGACACAGGAATCTTCTTACCGTCTCTCCTCTTTCGATACGTATCATAGAAAATGTATCCTGTATTGGACATCTTATTAAGCCTCTTGCCTTCTTCTCTTATTTCATCGGGAACCATTACATCATCAATAAACTTACCCCGAACTTCATCCATTTTCCATCCAAATACTTCCTCAAATCTTTTATTTACCTCAAGAATATAAAAATTTCTATCCATATAGACCATTGGCTCGGGATTATAGAAAAATATCCTTTCAAACTTTTCCTTTTCCCTTCTTAATTCCTCCTCAATGTTCTTAATCTGAGTGATATCTCTGGAAATTCCAACAAGCCCAATGATATCTCCTTCCCTGTTAAACATTGGAACCTTTGTAACACTTACCCACCTTTTTTTACCTTCGGTTTCAATTAGCTCTTCCTTTCTTACTATACTTTTGCCTTTCTGAATTACTTCCTTCTCATCCCTTTCGGATTCTTCCGCAAATTTCCTATCAAAAAAATCATAATCGGTCTTGCCATATGCCTTCTCCGGACTTGATAAACCAAGCCTTTTAGCATGATAGTCGCTTATTAAAATAAACCGTGACTGTTTATCTTTAAAAAAGATTCCATCGGGAATACTTTTAAGTAAGGTATCCAGCATCTCTTTCTCATATTGAGAGAATCCTGTAATTCTATTATCCAGATAAATTCTAAACTTCATTTCCAGAATTCCAGATAAAGTTTCTAATACTGAATCTTCAATAGATTCTTTATTAAAGGTAGAAAAAAATATTAAACCATCGTATGATAGACCTGATAGTTTAAAAGTTATACAAAAAACATTGTCCAGTGTATACCCATTTACCTTAACTCTTCCGACAAGATATTTGCTATCTTTGTGATCTCTATCCTTAAATATATTTTTATAATCATCGGGAGATAATCTCAGAGGACCTCTATATTTTTTATTCCCACTTTCATAAATATTGAGAATTACAAGTTTTTTATCAACTTTGTTAACAAATCCAACTCCAATAATATCAATGTAACTACATTCACCCATTATAGACAGTATATCTTTGGAAAGGTCTATAATCCTTTTATATCCAGTCACCTCGACCTTTACAATTTTATTTATTATTTCATTTAAATTCACATTTTCCTCAAAAAAATTTTTAACGATTCAAAAGTACTTTGCTCCTTAACAATTTTAGTATTTCCATTGCTATAAACTTTGTATTCCTGCTACCTGTTTCCTCACTGGGACCAACACAGACAGGACAGCCAGAAGAGCAAAAACACTCTTCAATCAACTTATAAGTTGTCTCCACAAGCTCATCAAATTTATAATAAAGGTCTTCAGAAAGTCCTATCCCGCCGGGATAGTTGTCAAATATAAAAATAGTCGGTTCAAACTTACCTATTTTTTCGGGACTTATTTTCATCTCTGGTCTTGACTCATCAGCCATTGTATACACTCCCCTTGAGAAGGGTGTTGACCTTACATACCAATTCGCATTTCTATCACCAATTGCTCGATTCATGTCCTTGGGATCGACCATTATCAAAACGGAACCTGCATGATGCAACGCATAGGATAAGCCAAGCACCCCACTTATATTTTCACTTTTCGAATAAGGTAAATCATCAAGGAATGACCGTGTCAATGTAAACCATAATGCATTGGTCACCATTTCCTGCTCAGGAAGATTTATCTTTCCATATCCAAGATTCTCTGAAGTGTAAAACTTAATCTTTTTAAAACCAACAGCTTTATTTGTTACAAGAACCTCACCATTTTCCAGAATAACAGAATCAAATTTCTTCGACTCATATATATCAAGAATTCTCACATGAGTATAATCAATAGACATTGTGAAGTAATCAGCATTGGATTCCCTTACAAATGCTTTCTTCCCTTCCCAATCCAATTCTTCGACAAAATATTGATTTCCATCAACCATATAAATTGCACCTGGATATATTGTTGTCGGTACCGAATAAAAATCCACCTCACCAATCACTTTATCACACTCATCTCTATTAACTACCACAAAGTTTTCATGGGAGATACTCCTGATGTTGATATGACTCGCAGGATAATCCTCTGATTCCCAGTACCATCTATCGCCCTGTTTTACCACTTCGCCACTTTTATTCAGCATTCCAAGAATAGCCTTTGTATTTTCAATGGATATATTACCGAAGGTTTCACTACCGGAAAAAGGTAGTTCAAAACTTGCACATTTTATATGATCAACCAGTATCATAACATTGTTTGGATTTATCCTTGCACATTCTGGATTCCTGTCAAAAAAGTAACTCGGATTATTTATTATAAACTGATCCACAGGGAAGCTCCTTGCCACAAGAATCGCACAGGATAGAGCACCCCTTCTACCTGACCTACCAGCCTGTTGCCAGACTGATGATATATATCCAGGGAAACCAGCAATAATTGACACATCAAGACTACCAATATCAATTCCTAGCTCAAGGGCATTTGTCGCAATCACACATTTAATATAGCCCTCTTTCAATCCTCTCTCAATTTCTCTCCTTCTATATGGCAAATAGCCCCCTCTGTATCCAGCGATTATCTCTTTGCCTGCTTTATCAGATCTTCCTCTCTCAAAATCATCTTTAAGATATTTTGTTAGAATCTCAACATTTAGCCTCGATAGAGCAAAAATAATTACTGATATGTTATTATCAATGAATATTCTCGCAAGATTTCTTGTCTGGTGCAAATAATTTGCCCTGATTCCAAGTTCATTATTGACAATTGGTGGATTATAAAAGATAAAATACTTATCACCAGTTGGAGCTCCACTTTTGTCTATTAGGACAAAATCCTCTTCGGTAAGGTTTTCTGCATGCTCTTTTGGATTTGTTATTGTTGCCGAGCAGCATATAAATTGTGGATTAGAGCCATAAAACCTACATATTCTCTTTAGTCTCCTGATTACATTTGTGAAATGAGACCCAAAAACTCCACGATAAATATGCAGTTCGTCTATAACTATAAATTTTAAATTGGTGAACAGTTTAACCCACTTCGTATGATGTGGAAGTATACCCTGATGCAGCATATCAGGATTCGTTACAATTATGTTCCCACGCTGTCTTATCCTCTGTCTTATATTCTGGGGAGTATCACCGTCGAATGTCTGAGCATATACATCAATTCCCAACTTATTTATAATATCATTTAATTCAAAAATCTGATCCTGGGATAACGCTTTTGTCGGGAAAATATATAATGCCCTCGACTCACTATCTTCAATTATGGAGTTTACCACTGGCATGTTATAACAGAGTGTCTTACCACTTGATGTGGGAGTCTGGATACAGACATTCTTGCCTTCTTTAATTAATCTCCATGCTTCAGCCTGATGTGAATAAAGCTTTTCAATACCTCTTTTGATAAGAGCTTCTTTCAAATCTCTGTTCAAATCATCGGGGAAATCAGCATAAGAACCATTATTACCAGGTATTAACTTTGTTGCAGTAATACTGGCTTTAAAAGATAAATGATTCCTCAAACGCTCTATAATTTCTTCCAGCGTCAGGATGGAATTTATTGAGTTTTCCTTGTTAATCCTATTACCTCTTTTTGTTGTAAATACCTTTCAAGACTTTCTGGATTATCAAAAAGATATGTGTGAAATCCAATTTTCTCTGCAGGTAAAAGATTAGCTTGCAGATCATCTATAAATATAATTTCATTTGCCTTTGCTTTTAGCTTACTCATTACAGATGTGTAAATTCTCTTATCAGGTTTTACATATCCAAAATCATAGGAAAAAAACAGATAATCAAAATACCCGAATATATCATAATTTTTATTTATCGATTCAATATGAAGTGGATTCGTATTTGATAATATACCCTTCTTTATATTCCTATCGATTTTCTTCACAAGCTCTATCATTTGCTCATTTAATTTAAAACAGCTCGCCCAGATTTCTATAAGCTCTTCTTTATTTACCTCATTTGTAAGATTAAAACGCCTCTTCAATCCTGCAACATAGTCTTCTATGGCAATCTTTCCCTTCTCAAAATTTTTTTCCAGATTAGATTCAGGAAAATCTAAGAGCTTCTCTACAGGTTCACCAGTAATGTCAGAAAAAATCCTGAGAGCTTCTTCCTTGTCAACATTTACTATTACATTGCCAAGATCAAAAAGGACAAACTTTATATAAGACATTATTAATAAACTTCAGCTACCTGTTTCAGATACAATTTCTGTTTCTACTCTTCCATACTCTATACCAGCGTGATTCTTAAGAACAGGGTTTTCGTATTTTTCGAGTTTGGTCAAGATGGTCTCACCAATCAGCTTCAAATGTTTTAAAATCTGGATGATAACATACGCAGGGACTTCCCTATTACCACTCAAGGACTTTACAGCTGCTCCATAATATTTCCCATCTTCACCTTTTAACCCAATAGCTCCTATACCATCATCTCCCGTCTTTGATACACCCTTACCACCAGTAGCGATTATAAATTCTGTATCAAATCTATTTCTCCCAGCAACATGCTGCGGATTCAATGCCATAGCGGTAACCACCTTACGGAGATTTTCATCTTCCTCAGCAATTAATTTCTTATACATAATAGCAAGATTTTTTAATGGTAAAAAATATGTAGGAGAGTTGCAATTATCAATAGCAGTGGGAATTTTCTCCATTTCGGAGTAAGTCTGTATTTTCTCAAAAATATTCTTTTGTATCGGATGATTTTCCAGATTATAATTTTCAATTGCGACATCCATAGCCTTTGCCATTGCTATCATTCCAATGTGAGTTCCTGAACAGGCATTGTGCACCGTGGTAGGTCTTTTCCCCTGTAATATCAACTGTTCATAGCTCGACCTATCAATGGGAGGATGAACTCCACACTGTAAATCATCGACAGTTATATCAACTTTCCTCATCATCTCCCTTAATAAATCAACATGAATGACTTCTCCGTTGTGTGTCGAACACAAAAGAGCAAGTTCCTCATTTGTCAATCCATATTTGTCTACTATACCTGCCTCCAACATTGCTACAGCTTGAAAGGGTTTTGCAGCAGAACGGATATAGGATGGGAAATTCTGATCACCTGCTGAAAAAATTACCTTGCCATGATCGTTAACTACAACCGCATAGCTAATGTGAAAATTCTCTATTATATTGCCTCTGAAAAATTTCGTTATCAATCTCATGTACCAAATCTCCTTTCACTTACCCTCAACTAGAATAATATATTCTTTTAAGACTTCAGAAAGCCCTTTAAAAATTGCCTCCGCCAATAATATATCATCCAATGAGATAAATTCAAAATCAACAATATTAATTAAAGAATCTATAACACGTCTATTTAAACCCCCAGATATAGAGACCCTCATACCGTTTTTCTTTGCAACTCTAGCACTATGAGCTATTTGCTCCAGTTTTTTGTTATATTCAATGTGCATCTCTTCAAGAGCCAATGAATCTGAAGCCAGCTCAATCTCATCACATCCATATTGATAGGCAAATTTTAAAAATTTCAAATCCGGCTGCAGTCTGATAACAAATCCAATCTCTTCCCTATTACTGAACTCAGAAGTTACCTCTTTTATTTTTTTTGACGGCAGAAAAACAGATAAATCATCGCTAGATGGATCAATCAGTGTTATTACGTCAGGTTTATATTGCAACAGGCGCTGAATTATACCCTTTTCAGGAACAACCCTGACATTTATCCTCGCCTCAGTCATTGACTTGACTGTATCGAGAAAAAGCTCTATATCATCTACTACATCATAGGAAAAACAGATACCATGAATATTATTCACTTCTAATAGACCTACAATATTATAAATATTAGAAAGCTTAAGCCTGAAATATTTTTCAAACTTAATAAAAGAATCTAAATTAACTTCTAAATAGGCCATTTTATACTCTTATTCTACAATTTCAGATGCATATGTTAATATAACATCTGAAAAATAATTTTCCTCAATTAATTTTTTGAAAACCTCTAATGTCTCCGCTTTTACATGTCCAATCCCAATAGCTTTTCCCTTTCTCTTAGCTATCTCCTTTAACTTATCGAACTTAGCCCTAATTTCGTTTAAATCTGTCTCATTATCAAGAAATACCGATCTTACCGCAGTCTTTACACCATTTTGCCTCATAATATCAAAAGCTACACTTTTAGGAGATGTGAGACTATCAATGAAATATAAACCCTTTTCCTTTATATTCAACGCAACAATTCTCATCAACGATGGATCCTGAGTTGCCAATGATCCCATATGATTATTAATCCCAACTGCTTCGGGCAATTCCATAACAGCCATATTCAATTTTTCATTTACTTCGACAGGGCTCATACCTGTCCGCAACATAAATTCCTCTTCACCATAATTATATCTGCTATTCGCTTCTATAGCTTCCATTGGCATATGAATTATAACCTCTTTGCCAGCTCTTTTTGATTCAGCTGATATGATCCTCGAGTATCTATGCCCTGGAATTACCGAAATATTGAATTTCACACCCAATTCAAGAAATTCCTTAACTATATCATTATACCCATAACCAAAATCATCTATTATTATTGCTATTCTTGGCTTTATCAAAAACTCTTTACTGAAATATCTAATAAGACCGAGATTATCCTTCTTCAGAACCAGAATATAACCTGTAGGTTTCTTACTATAGCTTACAAAATATACGTATCCCTGATTCTCTCCAATTTGTGATCTTTTATAGATTTCGTATCCATTCCGATTCAGTATCCTGAAAACGGTTTTTTCCGACTCAATAAGTGATCTGGATTCATCAATCTCATATACCATTGTCCCTTTTGGAAGGGTCACCTTTTTGAATCTCTTTATATCAACATAATGAAATCCATTCTTAATTAAATCTGACTTTACTTTGAATACAAATCTCCTATAACCCTCAGCCAAAATGTAGCTGTCTGAAGGTTTTGAAACGGGCATGAAATAATATACGATAAAACCGATAGCAAGAATTATTAATATAAAGATATACCTTAATCTATTTTCGTCCTTTATTTTTTTTAAAACCTCTCCGTAAGGCTTTTTTAAATACCTAACCCGTTTCTTTTTTTCCATTTAAATTTCAATCAATTCAATATTTCCTTTTACTCCTAATTTATCATTTTTTATTACTAAAATACCATCTATTTCATCTTGTTTAGTAGCCTTTGAAACAATCATTTCAATATCATTTTCATTCTTTATCATATTGGCTATAGAGGTAGCCACTGCATCAGCCAAAATTGTTGACTTTGAAACCACGACTACAGCATCCGCCTTCCCAAAGCTTAAAGAATGTCCAACAGTCCCCGATGAGGTACAGACTCCTATCGGCATTATTTTAGCTTTTATTTTTATTCCTATTCTGCCTGAAAAAACCGAATCACCAGCGTATATAGCTATATTCCTATCCTTTTTTGAACTTAAAAATATATCTCCCCCATTCTCTATTATCACTTCATCAGTATATTTTAAAAGGTCTTTACCAACATATTCGGCAACAGCCCCAGCCACGCCCGCCATGGGACCAACATCTGCAACCCTACTATAAAAAATCATATCTTTTACAATATCAGGTGCCATTCGGTCATCATTAATTGGATTCAAACTTTTTAAGAACTCAGGACGTTTCCGAACGTAATCCTCAAGAATTCTTCTATACCTGTCAAGCAATCCTACCGCTTCAATAGATAAATCACGATCACTTTGAATAAAAAGCTCACTTTCTTTTATTCTGACTGTAAAAGAAATCAAATCCTTTGTTTTACACCAGCTTTGATAAAATCTTTCCATTAAAATGTTGCCTCCATAGCTCCTACCGGGCATGCAAGGATGCAGTGTTCACAAGCAATACAATCATCTTCGATAAATTCTACTTTCATTGTATCTATATCCATTAATAAAGCTTTGGTAGGACAGACTGAAATACATACTCCACAGTGTACACACTTTTCATCGTTCTTCATTATTCTTTGTTTTAATGTCTGTATTATTATTCCCTTAGATTTCAAATATTCGATACCTTCATTGTAATTTTTATCTTTACCTTTTAATTCTATAACCAACAGACCCTCTTCATCCGGGGTAACATAAGCCTTCAGTATATTAAACTCCAGATCAAAATCTTTTACAAGCTTACATATAATCGGTTGATCTACAAGACTTGGTGGGAATTTTAGTACAATCTTTTTATTTATCATTTATTTACCTCACATTTACCTTATAATTTTTACTTCTTTCTCCCAGCCTGGGAGCCTTTCCACAGGTTCCGTTAATAAAAACTTGCCTTCCTCAATCCACTTTTTTAATTCATTAGCAATCTTTCTTGCCATATAATAACTTGCAAGAGATCCAGTTGGTATTCCTTTCCCACATATTTTTATCTCGCCACTTCTCAATTCTTTATAGGTAACCTCTTTAATAATTTCCCCCGTTCCTTGAGGATAAGCCCGACTGTAATCAACTACAGGAGCATAAATATCGACATCACTTACAGAAGTATAAAATGCCATTTCTTCATCTAATATAGGGATAGGTATCCCCATCCCAACATAAAGAGAAGCACCATAACCGGTAATTGATGCTCCTTTCAAATATTCCGGGCTCATTTGTTTTAAATCACCAATAACCGCTATCGTACCCGCAGGTCTCTTGGGCACACCTCTTTCAGTTCTCTCTACATCAGGATTATGCTGTGTGCCATA harbors:
- a CDS encoding glycosyltransferase, whose translation is MIHLINYRSIVGDKVLHEIYRKARGIAGKRIIHFNSTYLGGGVAEILNSLVPLMNDIGIDTGWRIIRGNPDLFNITKKFHNALQGDKINLTKIKKDLYIQSNENFSIYTHIDHDVVIIHDPQPLPLINFYKKTQPWIWRCHVDITNPNKELWEFLKGFILRYDLAIVSNEKYLKDDLYVEQRVVYPVIDPLSPKNIQLPTKVINKYLKKFGIPTDKPIITQISRFDKWKDPEGLIEIYKMVRKKIDCRLVLCGSMATDDPEGLIIYRKVEKKANKFLEKGDIILITSENNVLVNILQTISNVVVQKSIREGFGLVVTEALWKKKPVVASNVGGIPLQIKDGYNGFLLDPYDYEGFAERIIELIKNPNLSKELGENARKVVLDKFLITRMLLDYLEILKYVLDEY
- a CDS encoding bifunctional alpha,alpha-trehalose-phosphate synthase (UDP-forming)/trehalose-phosphatase, encoding MKKLKTKESDNKLIIVSNRLPVTISYRKGKIDVKPSPGGLASGLRSLAGRYESIWVGWPGMFDIKGPVRTSIIRLLREKNMFPLFLTKSEYKWYYEGFSNKAIWPLFHYFIEHAEYNKKSWEYYKKVNDRFLDTVLEIYTEGSIIWIQDYHLMLLPGLLRQKIPDASIGFFLHIPFPSYEIFRLLPWREEILQGLIGADLIGFHTYDYLRHFLSSIKHILGVEHFFNELLVINRVIKADTFPLGIDVDRFNESSNDIFIKQKVGSLRNRYGDKKVILSVDRLDYTKGIVQKVLAFERFLDKYPEYRGKVTLLMIVVPSRWKVEYYGKLKDELDRHVSRINSKYRSIDWLPIEYFYRSFRQEELIAFYKISDVAIVTPFRDGMNLVSKEFISTKYPDAGVLVLSEMAGSAIELSEAIIVNPNNMDELVSAIKKSMEMPISEARDRVSLMFNKLKRYDVYRWVEDFLDSLKRVKAEQEEAVSDVISETVFTKIKEMYDNANRRLFFLDYDGTLIPFFRRVKEARPDSELIRVLKDLSRENEVVLISGRDRETMDEWFSDIGVNLTGEHGAWFKKKSGSWYKLEDVDNSWKDEIRSVMEYYVDKTPGSSIEEKEFSLVWHYRGVNSDLGYIRARDLVENLSYMIAGTNLQVLEGNKVVEIKNSEIGKGRAVREWLKEIDSDFILAIGDDWTDEDMFRSLSDDGITIKVGFGSTSAKFRLRDYKEVREFIIKLMSDQGE
- a CDS encoding PAS domain S-box protein is translated as MNLNEIINKIVKVEVTGYKRIIDLSKDILSIMGECSYIDIIGVGFVNKVDKKLVILNIYESGNKKYRGPLRLSPDDYKNIFKDRDHKDSKYLVGRVKVNGYTLDNVFCITFKLSGLSYDGLIFFSTFNKESIEDSVLETLSGILEMKFRIYLDNRITGFSQYEKEMLDTLLKSIPDGIFFKDKQSRFILISDYHAKRLGLSSPEKAYGKTDYDFFDRKFAEESERDEKEVIQKGKSIVRKEELIETEGKKRWVSVTKVPMFNREGDIIGLVGISRDITQIKNIEEELRREKEKFERIFFYNPEPMVYMDRNFYILEVNKRFEEVFGWKMDEVRGKFIDDVMVPDEIREEGKRLNKMSNTGYIFYDTYRKRRDGKKIPVSISAVSIFDKGEIVGRFAIYKDVSARVKAENMNIAFFEISNAVYTKRAFKDFLEEIHSSMKKVVDVENIFFTINHRGKYLSIPYYNCTVPIKFYGKRLLKILSREVMRNEKMIILSTNQMIDVIEKSDIDIENIEYLPKLAIGLPLKVKRKIVGAMIIFEYMKNSELSKEVRTLEEVAVQIAIALKHKIEEYEREKLLRKLRKALREVKELSGLLPICANCKKIRDDQGYWNDVEKYISENTDVDFTHSICPDCMKKLYSDIYKELYEKAKDEGK